In the Desulfosporosinus acidiphilus SJ4 genome, AGGAATAAATATCCCTCGGTCTCTTGACAGCCATCCTTGGTTTCAGAGACTGAGGCCAATCCACACTGCAGGAGTCCGCGTATCGAGTTGCAGTGTGACGATAAGCTTGTCCACTTATCGTCATAACCAGCTTAATTTTGTTGGATTTCTTTAATCTTAACGTACAAAGCCACTTCTAAACGTTTTCTTTGCAGCTTACAGCCAAGATCGTAAACCTCATTAAGTTTCTGGGTAAAAGCCACATTCGCCGCGTGGCATCCCCCACTGCAGGCAAATCGGGCCCAGCATTCCTGGCAAGACGATTTAGCATAGATGTTCGCCGCCCGGAACTCGCGAACCAAATCTGCCTTAAGATCTAAGGGATCTTGATCGTAAAGGGAACCAAGTTTGAAGGCCTCTTGTCCGACAAATTGATGACAAGGATAAAGATCCCCCTCAGGAGAAATAGCCACATATTCGTGACCTGCCCCGCAGCCCGACAACCTTTTATGCAGGCAGGGGCCATGATCAAGAGCAATATTAAAGTGGAAAAAATTAAAACCCTGCCCCTGTGACTTCCGTTGGAGAATGGCCTCGCCTAAGCGGTCATAAGATTCATAGATTTTATTTAAATCTCCTTCCTGAAAGGCATAAGGATCCTCCGGCCCTGCCACCACGGGTTCAACAGAAATTTGCTGAACTCCTAGATCAGCCATGTGTAAGACATCCCGGTCAAAATCGCAATTAAAATGAGTATAAGTACCTCGCACATAATAATAGGTTCCCAAAGCATAGGGGGAACTTTCCGGCCTCAAAGCTGTAAATTGTTGGATTCGCGGCACAACTTCATGATAGCTTCCACGTCCGTCAGCATGGGGCCGCATTCGGTCATGGATTTCCGGACGACCGTCGAGACTTAAAACGACACTAATCTCCTCTTGCTCCAAGAAATTCTGAATTTCTTCATTGAGCAAGACACCATTGGTAGTTAAGGTGAATTTAATAGTTTTGTTTTGAGCCTTTGCGGCTTTTTTTCCGTAATCAACCAAGGCTTTAACAACACCAAAATTTATCAGGGGTTCCCCTCCAAAGAAATCTACCTCGCAATGGTTTCTATGTTTTGATGCTGCTAAGACAAAGTCAATTCCCCGTTTGCCCGTCTCCAAATCCATTAATGTCCTGTTGCCTCCAAAGGCTCCGGTTCCGGCAAAACAGTATTCACAGCGCAAATTACAGTCATGAGCAACATGAAGGCAAATTGCTTTGACAATAGGCTTTTCTGGATATGCGGGAATAATCCGTTCTGTTTCTTGAGAAAACAGCGTCCCTTCCTGGCGAAGTTCTTCCAGTTCGTATAAAATTTCCGAGAATGTTTCTTTATCCCAAAGTTTTCCCTCCAATCTAAGAGCTTCTTCCAGTCCTTCCTGGGAAAGCCGGCTCTCTTTCTTGTTTAAGTCTTCCATAGTTCTTAAAATGTTAAAGGTCTCTTCATCCAGCAGATGTATCGAGCCTGAGTTGACATCGTAACCGATCAATAAGTCTCCCTGCCGGAAACAATGAACATTCTTTTTGAAATCGTATCCTGCCAATTCCTTAAAATTAAACATTATCGTCCTCTCTCTCGCTTCTTAGTATAAATAGAACAGAACCCAGCCCGAGAAGGATTGGGTTCTGAGATCATGTACAAATTCAGAGCAACATTATTTAACACACACTTGGTTACCAACCGTGCATGAAGTTTTACATGCAGATTGGCAAGAGGTCTGACAATTTCCGCAGCCCCCAGTTTTAACAGTAGCACTTAGGTTTGCTTTAACAATCGTCTGAATGTGTTTTGCCATTCAAACACCCTCCTCTCGAATCGTACGTCATAATCCGTTTTTGATTATATCATAAGGACAAGAGAAAAGGCAAAAGTTCCAAGCATTAAGTATCATCGAGAAATCACAAGCAATCCTGATTAATTAACGGAGATAGAGTGAATATCTAATTTGAAGCAAAAATCTTGACGAATTTGATGAGTTATACATATAATGGAGTAGACATGAATCTCTGTTAGGTGAGGCTCCTGCATATACATAAGCCACTGCCCAGAAATGTCGAGAGACGCCAATTGGGTAGAACAGGTATTGCCGGCATAAGGTTTTACTTAATGTGGCTGAGATAACTCTACGCTATGCAGTGCTAAAACTCAACGAGAAGGGAGGTCACAATGTTACCCATGACCTTCTGTATTAGTATAGAGGTCTTTTTTATACTTCAGAACTGTACGAAATATTCTATTTTAGGGAATATTAAGGAGGTGGTTTTATGGGTTCTGGCCCTTATCATTTGTGCACTTGTATTTTTCTTAATCCTCAAAGGAGTCTTTTCGCCCAAGGCGCCAGACTCCGACACTAAAAGGAGGGAAGCAAATGAGCGACGTAAAAGTATTAGGTGAGTTTTTCTTCAGCCAGTTATCCAATAAACCAATCTGGGATGTTCAAGGTCGCTGCATCGGTCGATTACATGACCTTGCCATGCGTTGGGATAATCTCTCACCTCTGGTTACAGGCATTCGCTATGCCAAAAAAATCCCCGCGCTTATTCCGATCCAATGGGTCGAATCCTGGGATGCAGAGGGCCTTCACTTAAATACAACCTTTGATCAGCAACAAACCTGCCCTTTGCATGATGATGAAACATTTATTGGAAAATGGCTCTTAGATAAACAAATTATTGATCTTGAAGGTTCAAGAATCGTACGCGTCAATGATATTTCTTTGTCCTGGGTCTCTCGCGATAATCACCAGTTCGTTGTTTTAGTCGCGGTAGACATTGGAGTCCGCGGCCTGTTTCGCCGCTTAGGTATAGAGTTCTTATTGAAAAGTATTAGGAATAACTTTGTAGGCTGTCAATACATCAAACCTCTGGAAAACAGAACTTCCTCTCTCCAACTAACTCGGGAAAAAGAGCAGCTCCGCCAACTTCACCCTGCAGACATTGCAGACCTTATTGAGGAAATGGATTACAAACAAAGAGCTAACTTTCTCGAATCTCTTGACTCTCAGCAGACCATTGATGCCTTATCAGAAATGGAATTAGACACCCAAGTTGAAATGATTTCCCAGATGGATGAAGAACGTGCCTCCGACATCCTCGAAGAAATGCCTGCTGATGAGGCTGCCGATATCCTGAGTGTTTTATCCGCGGAGAAATCAGAAGAACTTCTTCGCCTCATGGAATCCGATGATGCCGAAGATGTTCGTGAACTGATGCAATATGAAGAGGAAACTGCCGGTTCTCTGATGACGACCGAATACATCGGCTTACCTGTCTGGCTGACCGCCGATCAGGCTATTAATGAATTAAGGCGCCTTGCTCCTGAAGCAGAAACCATTTATTATCTCTATGTTATTGACGAGCAAGAGACTCTCGAAGGTGTGCTCTCGCTCCGAGAACTTATCATTGCCGCTCCCCATACCCCGCTTAGTGAGCTTATGCATACGAAAATTGTCAAAATATCCCCCTTTGTTGATCATGAAAAAGTGGCTGAAATTATTCACAAATATGGTCTGCTTGCCGTCCCTGTCGTCAACGATCAAGATCAGGTCTTGGGTATCATCACCGTTGACGACGTTTTGGAGTTATTAATGCCGGATCGTCCGCGTGCAGAGATACACTCTAGCTTAATTGCACGCCGGCGGCTGCGGGCGAAGGGAGGGCATAGCGAATGAACCGCAGAGAACGAATAGGACTATTCCTCGCTGTAATGGGGCCTGGGATTCTTACCCTTCTTCTGCTCGTTTGCTTTTCAGGATGCTCGGCATAGTTTAGTTTTCGAAAATCAATAATGTTTTAATTAAAGCAAGGGCCAATATTGCTGTTTCGTTTGAGCAATACTGACCCTTGTAAATTTCTCTTTCCCGCAGCCTCTGGTGAACGTGATGATGCCGCTGCGGCATAGAGGTTTGATTGTATAAAGGAAACTCCGCTTGTGCCATAAAGCTTTAGGCCTACGAAGCCAAACTTCTCAAATCTTGCATTAGATAATACTCGTTAAGTAACCTATCCAAACATTGACTCATCGTCACAATTTCCGGATCCGTCAGACTTCTACTTTCTGCGGAGTCATTTAATTTTCTACGAGCATCTTCAATTAAGGACATCAGGGCATCCATTCTGACACTTGCACCTCTTTTTCACAATAAGAACCTGAAAAAAACAAATAAGTTTACGCACAATCCCTTTACTGGTATATTTTAGTATATTGTGCTAAAAAATGCAAGCCCTTTAATAGTCTGTTCCACGATTCTTAAGGTAATTTAGCACAGAAGACAAGATTCGTATTAATTCCTTACTGTCATGCTCCCCAAGATAATCAGTTAAACCCTTTAAAAAGCAGAAATGATCAGACCTCATTGCTTCAATAATCTCCTTGCCTTTTTGTGTTGCCCGAACAAGCACAACACGTCTGTCCGTTGGTTCGGCAAGTCGTTCCAAATATCCCCGTTCTTCCAGTGAATTAATAATATGAGTAACCCCTGCAGGTGTTATTTGAAGCTGAAAGCTCAAGTCTGACACTTTAATCCCCCTGGGATCAGTTTCTGTACATAGAATTATGTTGTGAAGCAAAGTAAATTCACTGGGTCTGATAGCATGCGAAGATCTGACCTGCCCTCCAATTCTCCTGAATTGAGTCATTGTGCGATCCATTTCCTGCACTAAAGCTTCAGTTTCATCGTTTTTCATGTTTTATCACCTAATCCCAAAGGATCTCATTAGTTAGTAATTATCTAATACAGGTATAGATTTGTCAAGGCAATACCCCTGAGCAAAGCTTAAAAGCTTTGCCAGGGGCTTTAAAATCTTTTGCTTCTAAGGTCATGATCCTTAGGGGTTTACGTTGCCATGGGCACGTTAATCTCTGCGCCACTAATCCAATCCCGTGTTAAATATTCTTTGCCCCTGATAACTACTTTTTCATCATATACATCCACAACAAAACCAGGAGCTGAATTCAAAATATGATGCCTTTTTCTGTCAATTGGATAGGCTAAAGAAGAACTGTTGACAATATTATAATTTTCCTTACTGACCATATTAATATAATCAATCTTGAAATGAGTATGCCCGTTAAAAAGTATGACCTCGGGATGTTGCGATAAAATGTCATTTAACCTTCTCCATTGTATAACATAACCACGCTGTAATCCACCTAGGGTTGTGTAGGGAATTGGTTGATGGAGAAAGACAAAGACCGGTTTAGACGGTTTTTGCTCAATGCTAAGCGCACTTTCGAGCCAGTCAAGTTGGGTACTCGATAAAAAGGCCGAATCCAAGTACCTTCTATCACTCATCCGTGATTTTTCTGTCCCCAAGAAAAGGAAATGGAAACCCTTAATCCAAGTATCACTATAAATCTTATCGCGTTTGGCAAATGTCAGAAAGCGGTTAACTGCTTGATCTTCCGTTTCATCGTTAGGAAATGTTCTTGGTGACCAAAATCCATTTTTGTAAAAGCTACCATAAAATTCATGGTTGCCAATGGTCCAAAAAATCGGATAATCAATCACCATTTTATGCCTTAATAGTTCATGGTTAAGCAAGTTATAATCACGTTCCACACCGTCACCAAGATCACCAACCACCACCATCGCATCCGGTTTTGAATAAAAATTATCCTGAAGTAAGGCAGAAAAATGATGTATTGCATTTAACCGTCCAATGTGAATATCACTGACTACAACAAAAGACAATTTGCTAGTTTGAGTATTTGGGATATCCTGAGTATCTGCAGTTTGTTCTGCTTTAAATAATTGGGAAACAGCGACTTTAGGCAACATTAAATTCCAAGATAGTAACGATCCGGCCCCAAACCCCGCCAAACTTTTCAAGAAATCCCTTCTTGTTGGCATATCGTCGCTCCTAACTATCTTACTATTCTGATATTTTATGTTAAATTCAAGTTACGTGAAACCTCCACATAAGATTCAGCTTTATTGCCCATATTATCACATATTTCGACCTATTACTACACCCTTTATCTGGTTCCTTCCCGTGTTTAACTAATAAAAACTTTAATATTAAATTATACCTTTTACCTTTTAATGAATCCCAATAAGACTATAGTCCTAAAAAGAGCGGGACAATTTACTCATTTTATCCTATGTATTCAAAACATCAGAGGATTTCAGAATGTTTAGGAGAATAGTTTACTAACCGTTGACCTCAGGAGGTACTGTTTATGGTTGACCTTAATAATCTTGACAAGCAATGCCCCAAATGTTCTGGCTTAGGCAGGATGGAGAACCCGGCATGGATAAAGTTCTGGACTAAAGATTGGTTTCGAGCATTGGATACGGAAGCACTTTATACTGATTCCAAAAACAAAGAACTTCGTCAACCTTCAGAGCCAATGTTTTTTATTTGTAAAGAATGTCATGGCAAAGGGAAAGTCCTTACAGACGAAGGAAAACGCTTAATTGGATTTATTAGGTTTTGGATTAATCCCAATTATTAATCTCGTCATCCCGATCGTCTCCAGCGAAGAGTATCGCACGTGTTTGGCTACAGAGACACTTGGTCAATCCACACTGCCGGAGTATGCGTCATGGTTTCAGTGCCAAAAGATTATTTAGGCACCCTCATCACGAAGAGTGCCTAAATAATCTTTTGTATTTTTATTTCCTTTACTTTTTACCTACTTTGAGAGAACCGTCAGCAAAACGTCCTCCTCGAAAATTGAAACTGAAATATTGGCAATATGGTCATCTTTGTGAGCTATAAAATTTATAACTGGTGTTTCTTCTTTGATCTCCCAACCATCTTTAGTCAGGATAGTTTTATAGGCCTCATAAACCACAGTATCCTTTGATTTATGAACGATATACTTTGCTTTGCCAAGAGGCTGCTCGGGAGTTGCCGGAACGAACTCACTTGCTTGTACCCAGTGGTATGAGGGTAGGTATGGGAATTCTTTAGTGCATGGTATCTTTAATTTGGCAGAATCATCATTATTAAGATTAGTATTTTCCTGACTGGAATTTTTAGAGCCAAATACTCTGGAAAGAAGCTTACCCAATAAAATCACCCCGAATATTATTAGTCTTATATTTAGAGAATTTTATACGTTTATAAAAGAGATGTCAAATAAACTCCTTTTAACAGCGCCCCTTCCGAGATTAAAATAAAAACCCGCAATCACTTGCAGGCTAGTTTTTCAATGGAGCGGACGACGAGATTCGAACTCGCGATCCTCGGCTTGGGAAGCCAATGCTCTACCGCTGAGCCACGTCCGCATGATTATTTCGACTTCTCAATCTTAGGCATTTCTATACCTAACGTAACTTTCGCTCGACATTATAAAATTATAAAGGCTAAGGCCTGATATGTCAACTCATCCCCGTTGAAGTGAACAATAATTATGTTCCTAAATTATGTTCCTATTTCTTAATCTTTGTTATGAAGTAACAGATATAAGTATAAATTAGTCATAAATAATATTAAGGATAAAAACTTTTTCGAGTGACAAGATTCGATGAAATTTTAGCCTTTTAGGGAGTAAAATTTAAGTGTTGGAAATAGCGCCTTAAAAATTTAATTTTGATTGCAATTCAAAGTGAGTCTCTGAAATCACTTTAATCCGAAATTAATATTGAGTCTTTCGACAAGGGCAAACTTAGCGAAAGCTAAGGACGCAAAGTCATGGGCCTTAGGGTTTAAACTGATGGCAGCCAGACTACCGAAAAAACCGAATGTCTTTGTCGCCGTTTATGGCGGCTTTTTTTGATATTCAAATTACATGATGAAAGGACTATGGTAATGCGCTGTGTCAGTGTTTCCAACCTAAAACCGGGCGATGTTCTGGAAGAATCTGTTCTTGACAACAAAGGCCGGCCCTTGCTTACAAAAGGAAATATATTAACCCAAAGACACATTGAGTATTTGCGCAAATACAGAATAGAATCTGTGTATCTTGACGAACAGAATTCCCCTCTGCGTGAAGAAAGTTCGATTTGTCGGCGGCCATGCGAAAAAGCCATGGGCATCTTACACGAATCTGCGTATCTTGACCTGCCATATTCTTCCGAAAACGTAGAGATCTTACTTACCCAACGGATATGTGATGCAACAATTGCCATCTTACGCGAAATGGCAAATAATCTGATACAAGTCTCGATCCCTCAAAAACGGGATTATACACGTCAAGTTGGCCAGATTGTAGAGGAGATCATTGATGAACTGTCTCAGCCTCACTGTAGGAATTCGCTGTCCTTTCTGATTCAGCTGAAGAATTATGATTTTTATACGTATACCCACAGTGTTAATGTGATGATTCTTTCTATGGTGGCCGGAATACCTCTCGGGCTAAACAATAATAGCCTAAAAAGTCTGGGGATCGGTGCTTTATTTCATGATATAGGTAAAATGTCTGTACCGATTCAAATCCTAAACAAGAGGAAACAACTTAATGCTGAGGAGATAACCCAAGTCAAAATGCATTCCTTAAAAGGATATTACAGAATGAAAGAAGACGGCTTCCTTGATCAGAATGGAAAAGCGGTTATTCTGCAGCATCATGAAAAAGTGGACGGTACTGGCTATCCTAACAAGCGAAAAGGAAAGGATATTCACGAGTTCGCCAAAATTGCAGCTGTAGCAGATATTTATGACGCATTAACCAGTGAACGGCCACACCGCAACCATTGGGCGCCGTCAGAAGCCTTGGAATATATTTATTCCATCGCCGGCAGCCATCTGGAGGTAGATATCGTGACCAAATTTGCCCGCAGTATCGCGCCATATCCTCTGGGTTCCTTTGTTCAATGCTCTAATGGCATGAAAGGTTATGTCGTTGACAATATAATTAACCCTCATCGTCCTGTCTTACAAGTAGGGAAAAATAGGATTGATCTGAACACCAAATTCAATATAACAATTACGGACATTATGTTTTAGGACTATTAGCTGAAATGTCAAAAGGAGTTCTAATGATTTCTCTGAGGATAAATCATTAGAACTCCTAATTAGTTTCTAATCTTTCAAAATCTATCGTGCGAATCGTCTTGACTATTCATTGTAAATGGTGCCTCAGGACGGAATCGAACCGCCGACACGAGGATTTTCAGTCCTCTGCTCTACCGACTGAGCTACCGAGGCAGATATAGATATGGTGACCCGTACGGGATTCGAACCCGTGTAACCGCCGTGAAAGGGCGATGTCTTAGACCGCTTGACCAACGGGCCATTTCTGAGAGTATAATTCCCTTGTGCGATGCCTTAAGGAATCTCGCTCACAGATATGAATTGTACAGGAAACCTAGTCGGGTGTCAAGTACTCTTTAAAACTCCTAACAACTATAAGCGATATTCTTCTAGTGATATTTCTTGTCAGGCCCAAGTACTTTGATCACAGACCTCACCTTTATTGATTAGACATTAAATTTCTTCAGCGCAGCTTGCAGTTCTTCTGCCATAGTAGACAGGAACTTACTGGAAGAAGCAATTTCCTGAACAGAAGCAGTTTGTTCCTCTGTAGCCGCAGAAACAGTCTGAGTTTGATCGGTAATAATGCGACTCGTATCAAAGACTTCGGAGACTGAGGCAACAATCCGTTCATTGCCCAAGGCCATTTGTTGAATCTCCCCTGAAATTTCTCCAACTTGAGTTGTTACATCCTCAATTAAAGTCGAAATTTCTTTGAATGCTTGACCAGCTGTTTCAGCGACCTCAGTACCCAATTTTACCTGATGAGTTCCTTCGTTGATTGACAAAACAGCCTTTTGCGTATCTTGTTGGATTTCATGAATTAATGCAGCAATTTGTTGCGAAGCTTCCTGGGATTGTTCGGCTAATTTACGCACTTCGTCAGCGACAACAGCAAATCCTTTACCTTGCTCACCGGCTCGAGCTGCCTCAATTGCAGCATTTAAGGCAAGCAAATTTGTTTGCGCAGCTATCCCCGAAATCGTATCAACAATTTGTCCGATTTCCTTGGAACGCTCACCTAAGGTCATAACGACTTCTGCCGAACCGGTTACGGTCTGGTCAATCGTCGCCATTTGTTGAATTGTCTTGTCAATTGCAGCACTTCCTTCTGAAGCTGAAAGGGCTGTTTTCTCCGAAGATCTTACAACCACCTTAGCATTTTCAACCATTTGCTGAATTCCGGCTGACATCTGTTCAACAATAGCTGACGATTCATTCATCGCATTCAGCTGCTTTTCAGCTCCTTGCGAGACTTCCATAATGGCTGCTGCAACTTGACTGGAAGCTTGTGCGGATTGTTCTGCGCCGGCGCTAAGTTGCTGCGATGATGCTGCCACTTGGGCAGCAGAGGAAGATACTTGTTTTACCAGTTGGTTCAAGTTATCTACCATAGTGTTAAAAGCTCTGCCAAGCTTTCCCAATTCGTCTTTTGCGCTGGTATCAAACTTTTTAATATTAAGGTTTCCTTTTGCAATTTCTTCGGCTGTCTCTGCCACGTCGTTTATCTGTTTTGAAATCTTATTGCTCAGAACTGTGCCCAATACTAAGGCGACTCCGAAAGCTAAAATCATTGAAACAATGGTCGAAATGACACTTACTTGCCCTGCTTTAACGACCTCTTGTTGCTTAACTGCCACAAGCTTGTCCATATCATCAACCCAGTTGCCTGTCCCAATTACCCAGTTATAAGGTTTAAATAACAGGGTGTAGCCTCGCTTCGGGAGAGGCTGCGTTTGATTCGGCTTGGCAAAAGTATAATCAGTATACCCGCCATCCGGTTTTGACCCATTGGCAATCATTTCTTTGATAAAATATTTACCCTGAGTGTCCTGTGCGTTAAGACGGGATTTGCCCTCGGACTCGACTCTTCCGAGAAGAACTACATTTATTCCTTCAGTCGTATCGATCCAGAAATAATTACCATTGTCAAACCGAAGTTGCCTAACTAAATCGGCTGCCGTAGTTTTGGCTTGTTCCGGTGTTAATTCTCCTTTTTGTTGCTTATTATACTCTTCCTGAACCAGGCTATAGGCCGTTTGCACCTCCAGCTTAATCTGCCTGTCAAATTGTTCGTACAAAGTCGTACGATATTGAGCTATATTGCTTTGTTCCGTCGTAATGACGCTATAAATATTATAGCCGCCAAGGATGAGCCCCATAATTAATGTAGTAACTAACAAGAGTAGGAGAATACGATATTTGATTTTTGTCAACCTCAACATCCTTCCTTTAAGTTCATAGATTGATTCAATAAAAAACAAAATCGCCATTCGATAGGAATGGCGACTAAGTCCTCTTTAGTAACTCGGCCATCATCCTTATTTGGAGACCCGTAGCTTTGCGTCCCTAGCTCACGCTAGGTTTGCTCTTTTCAAGTGTCCTTTGCTTCATATGAATTTAAATCAATGCAATACCTATATGGTGAAGTCATCCAAAGCATCACAAAGATTGTCTGAACTTGGAAGACCAGACTGATGACCATCTATCAAATATCCCTGTATTCTCACTCAAAAACTCTTATGAGTTACGACAGAAACAATGGTGAGCCATCCGCGACTCGAACGCGGGACACCCTGATTAAAAGTCAGGTGCTCTACCGACTGAGCTAATGGCTCAAAAAGACCTATGTTTCGTATAAAATGTTACAGGAAAGTTCTAAATGTGTCAAGATTCTTTTCTTTATTACATATTTAGAAGATTGTACCACGCACAATAGTTTGTTCCCGCCCGGGCCCTACGGCTATTAAGGTTGCATTAACACCCGTCAGCTTTTCGATCCGCTTAATATAATTTTGAGCAGCCTCTGGCAATTCTTCAAAGCGTCGAACTTTGGTTAAATCCTCCTGCCAACCAGGCAGCTCCTCATAAACCGGCTGACAGTTCTCAAATATCTTTTGGCTTTGGGGAAACTCATAAATTACTTCGTTATTAACCCGATAGCCAACACAAATCTTTAAGGTCTTAAGTCCCGTAAGGACATCGAGTTTTGTAACAGCAAAATCTGAAATTCCGCTGACACGTGCCGCATAGCGTGCAATCAACGCATCGAACCAGCCACAGCGGCGAGGGCGGCCTGTTGTGGTGCCAAATTCATGGCCATTTGCCCGCATTTCTTCTCCTATCTCATCTAAAAGTTCCGTAGGAAAAGGTCCTTCTCCCACGCGAGTTGTATAAGCTTTAATGACACCAACGACTCGATCAATGCGTGTCGGCCCAACGCCTGCCCCGATACATGCTCCCCCGGCGATAGGATTAGAGGAGGTAACGTAGGGATAGGTTCCATGATCTATGTCTAACAAGGTACCCTGAGCACCTTCAAATAGTACTTTTTCCCCGGTTCGCAGGCAATCGTCAATGGCTAAAGAGCTGTCAGTAACCATGGGACGGATTTTTTCAGCATAACCTAAGTAAGTTTGGTAGATATCTTCAAATTTCATGGGTTCTTTGCCGTAAACTTTAACTAAAAGGTTATTTTTTTCTTCTAAATTACGGTGCAGTTTCTCAGCAAATTCTTCATTATCGAGGAGATCGATAACCCGGATACCAACCCGCGAGGCCTTATCCATGTAAGCCGGGCCGATACCGCGTTTTGTCGTTCCGATTTTATTATTTCCCCGGCCCTCTTCTTCGAGACCGTCCAGGACCAGGTGATAAGGCATAATCACGTGAGCATTGCTGCTGATTAGAAGTTTACCGGTTTTGATACCCCGTTCTTCTAAATAATTTAATTCTTCCAACAAAACCTTGGGATCAATAACTACACCATTGCCAATAACACATGTCTTATCTTCATAAAGTATCCCTGAGGGAATTAAGTGTAGTTTGAACTCTTCGCCATTGGTTACAACGGTATGCCCGGCATTATTACCTCCCTGATAGCGAACAACCATATTTGCCTTTTCAGCTAAGAAATCCGTAATCTTTCCTTTTCCTTCGTCTCCCCATTGCGAACCAATTAATACAACACCAGCCATAAATAATTCCTCCCGTCTTTCAATCAAATAACATATTATCCCAGATCATAATTATTTTACTCTAAACCCATACGTTTAAAAATATCATCGACATGTTGGAGATGATAACTCAAGTCAAAGAGTCCCTGAAGTTTGTTTTTGCTCAAATAATTGGCAATCCTTTTATCTTCAGAAACAACCTCGATGAAATCTTTTCCCTGATCCCAGGCTTGAAAAGCATCCTGTTGAACCCAGGCGTATGCTTCTTCCCGCATACACCCTTGTTCTACCAACGCCAGGAGAAC is a window encoding:
- a CDS encoding adenylosuccinate synthase → MAGVVLIGSQWGDEGKGKITDFLAEKANMVVRYQGGNNAGHTVVTNGEEFKLHLIPSGILYEDKTCVIGNGVVIDPKVLLEELNYLEERGIKTGKLLISSNAHVIMPYHLVLDGLEEEGRGNNKIGTTKRGIGPAYMDKASRVGIRVIDLLDNEEFAEKLHRNLEEKNNLLVKVYGKEPMKFEDIYQTYLGYAEKIRPMVTDSSLAIDDCLRTGEKVLFEGAQGTLLDIDHGTYPYVTSSNPIAGGACIGAGVGPTRIDRVVGVIKAYTTRVGEGPFPTELLDEIGEEMRANGHEFGTTTGRPRRCGWFDALIARYAARVSGISDFAVTKLDVLTGLKTLKICVGYRVNNEVIYEFPQSQKIFENCQPVYEELPGWQEDLTKVRRFEELPEAAQNYIKRIEKLTGVNATLIAVGPGREQTIVRGTIF
- a CDS encoding methyl-accepting chemotaxis protein; translated protein: MTKIKYRILLLLLVTTLIMGLILGGYNIYSVITTEQSNIAQYRTTLYEQFDRQIKLEVQTAYSLVQEEYNKQQKGELTPEQAKTTAADLVRQLRFDNGNYFWIDTTEGINVVLLGRVESEGKSRLNAQDTQGKYFIKEMIANGSKPDGGYTDYTFAKPNQTQPLPKRGYTLLFKPYNWVIGTGNWVDDMDKLVAVKQQEVVKAGQVSVISTIVSMILAFGVALVLGTVLSNKISKQINDVAETAEEIAKGNLNIKKFDTSAKDELGKLGRAFNTMVDNLNQLVKQVSSSAAQVAASSQQLSAGAEQSAQASSQVAAAIMEVSQGAEKQLNAMNESSAIVEQMSAGIQQMVENAKVVVRSSEKTALSASEGSAAIDKTIQQMATIDQTVTGSAEVVMTLGERSKEIGQIVDTISGIAAQTNLLALNAAIEAARAGEQGKGFAVVADEVRKLAEQSQEASQQIAALIHEIQQDTQKAVLSINEGTHQVKLGTEVAETAGQAFKEISTLIEDVTTQVGEISGEIQQMALGNERIVASVSEVFDTSRIITDQTQTVSAATEEQTASVQEIASSSKFLSTMAEELQAALKKFNV